A part of Corynebacterium afermentans subsp. lipophilum genomic DNA contains:
- a CDS encoding 3-methyladenine DNA glycosylase: MQVLAPEEYLPRMKSHAARAERWTAPRVARRARGQYHPVWDFLFDYYPQRPAHLKRWHPGIGVALENAASLPHAGWRDYVCDEDTVLLDVQRFLTHRRHDVEEAAAILRSVDKRDAHFDCFGMHEWAMVYRTDNPRHSLPLRLGAEGTNEVVESHNVKCTHFDAFRFFTPAARPLNLTVLTREGQADNDQAGCVHVSMDLYKWAMKLGPLVPGELLMDCFELAADARRLDMEASPYDCRGLGFGVVAVETPEGKAEYVARQRELSRRAQPLRQRLVAVIDAAYDG; encoded by the coding sequence ATGCAGGTGCTCGCGCCCGAGGAATACCTGCCGCGCATGAAGTCCCACGCCGCCCGCGCCGAGCGGTGGACCGCACCCAGGGTGGCGCGCCGGGCGCGCGGCCAGTACCACCCCGTGTGGGACTTCCTCTTCGACTATTACCCGCAGCGCCCCGCCCACCTGAAGCGTTGGCACCCGGGTATCGGTGTCGCGCTGGAAAACGCCGCCTCGCTCCCCCACGCCGGTTGGCGCGATTACGTCTGCGACGAAGACACCGTGCTTCTCGATGTCCAAAGGTTTCTCACCCACCGCCGCCACGACGTGGAGGAGGCGGCGGCGATCCTTCGGTCCGTCGATAAGCGTGATGCCCACTTCGACTGCTTCGGCATGCATGAATGGGCAATGGTGTACCGCACCGACAACCCGCGCCACAGCCTGCCGTTGCGGCTCGGGGCTGAGGGCACGAACGAGGTGGTCGAGTCGCACAACGTGAAGTGCACCCATTTCGACGCCTTCCGCTTTTTCACCCCCGCAGCGCGGCCGCTGAACCTCACCGTGCTCACCCGGGAGGGGCAGGCGGACAACGACCAGGCAGGATGCGTGCACGTGAGCATGGACCTGTACAAGTGGGCGATGAAGCTCGGGCCTTTAGTTCCAGGCGAGCTGCTCATGGATTGTTTCGAGCTCGCCGCCGACGCCCGCAGGCTGGACATGGAGGCCTCCCCGTACGACTGCCGGGGTTTGGGCTTCGGTGTTGTGGCCGTGGAAACGCCTGAGGGCAAGGCCGAGTACGTCGCCCGCCAGCGCGAGCTCAGCCGCCGCGCACAACCGCTGCGCCAGCGGCTTGTCGCGGTCATCGACGCCGCCTATGACGGCTAG
- a CDS encoding vWA domain-containing protein, with product MAKHASGKNNYRLSGELIALLVVLALIAAAVIWWLSTRGDDAGSTEAQPEDCVAGELVLPVATSDQGAGQSLVDAYGASSPVVRDYCVKPQLVDSVADAAVFVAPNTAVTHQSLESAGRTPAVSDAQPAYSEAVGVAGKDEVKLEDLTADKLRFAVSEESAASALVASQVAGNDNDAVQALTDQRIGSAAELNADAGEYLATAEDAVPEGLKFTPVGADAVYTAFPLNQNDKVDENQARAGQDFARFATEHFDGSAKDQPAVSDLVWAAALPAGGEAITADAKEDGDAQNAADADKAADEAGSNAGSNAAALQPENTLFLLDTSDAMSPYIQPAKDAIANTALELGAQGKQVGLWNYSSPLNPGVAVGYRQNITVSPDADSVAVAVRRFLTGGVPQTRQAVEAAAGAYGTGDAKTRIVLVTTGTADAGDDKAFEDAVRGAAGEKVEITVVRVGEGEADQAVEALSAKAVDAAQADAIEGAVKQASGL from the coding sequence GTGGCGAAGCACGCAAGCGGCAAAAACAACTACAGGCTGTCCGGAGAGCTCATCGCCTTACTGGTGGTGCTGGCCCTGATCGCAGCGGCCGTTATCTGGTGGTTGTCTACGCGCGGTGATGACGCCGGCAGCACTGAGGCGCAGCCGGAGGACTGCGTTGCGGGCGAGCTGGTGCTTCCTGTTGCGACCTCCGACCAGGGGGCGGGGCAATCGCTTGTCGACGCCTACGGTGCGTCCTCCCCCGTCGTCCGCGACTACTGCGTGAAGCCCCAGCTGGTGGATTCCGTCGCAGATGCCGCTGTCTTTGTCGCGCCGAACACGGCGGTGACGCACCAGTCGCTGGAAAGCGCCGGTCGCACCCCCGCCGTGTCTGATGCGCAGCCCGCGTACAGCGAAGCCGTCGGCGTGGCAGGCAAGGACGAGGTCAAGCTCGAAGACCTGACTGCGGACAAGCTCCGCTTCGCCGTGTCCGAGGAGTCCGCCGCCTCGGCGCTGGTGGCGTCTCAGGTGGCTGGCAACGACAACGACGCCGTGCAGGCACTGACTGACCAGCGCATCGGCAGCGCAGCAGAGCTCAACGCCGACGCCGGCGAATACCTCGCCACCGCCGAGGACGCCGTGCCGGAGGGCCTGAAGTTCACCCCGGTCGGCGCTGACGCTGTCTACACCGCGTTCCCGCTCAACCAGAACGACAAGGTCGACGAGAACCAGGCCCGCGCCGGCCAGGACTTCGCCCGCTTCGCCACCGAGCACTTCGATGGCTCCGCTAAGGACCAGCCGGCTGTCTCCGACCTGGTCTGGGCCGCAGCCCTGCCCGCTGGCGGCGAGGCCATCACCGCGGACGCGAAGGAGGACGGCGACGCCCAAAACGCCGCCGATGCGGACAAGGCGGCGGACGAAGCCGGTTCCAACGCCGGTTCCAACGCCGCCGCCCTGCAACCCGAGAACACCCTGTTCCTCTTGGACACCTCCGACGCGATGAGCCCGTACATCCAGCCGGCAAAGGACGCAATCGCGAACACCGCGCTCGAGCTCGGCGCCCAGGGCAAGCAGGTCGGCCTATGGAACTACTCCTCCCCACTGAACCCGGGTGTTGCGGTGGGCTACCGCCAGAACATCACGGTCTCCCCCGATGCCGACTCCGTCGCCGTGGCAGTGCGCCGCTTCCTTACCGGCGGTGTGCCCCAGACCCGCCAGGCGGTCGAGGCCGCCGCGGGAGCCTATGGCACAGGGGACGCGAAAACCCGCATCGTCCTGGTCACCACTGGCACGGCAGATGCCGGCGACGACAAGGCCTTCGAAGATGCAGTTCGCGGTGCCGCCGGCGAGAAGGTGGAGATCACCGTTGTCCGCGTCGGCGAGGGTGAGGCGGACCAGGCGGTCGAGGCCCTTTCCGCCAAGGCCGTCGACGCTGCGCAGGCCGACGCCATCGAGGGTGCCGTGAAGCAGGCGTCCGGCCTGTAA
- a CDS encoding MerR family transcriptional regulator yields MSINEGNQDGLFDAVQESLFDVGPSDEVGYRVPIACQVAGITYRQLDYWARTGLVRPSIRGAKGSGSQRLYSFKDILVLKIVKGLLDTGISLQNIRLAVDKLRDRGVSDIAEITLVSDGVTVYECRSNEEIIDLLGGGQGVFGIAVPQIMKELTGTISAFPSERVIDDGADNVIGFDELADRRRRKTS; encoded by the coding sequence GTGAGCATCAACGAGGGAAATCAGGACGGCCTGTTCGACGCTGTGCAGGAGTCGCTTTTTGACGTCGGCCCGTCCGACGAGGTCGGCTACCGCGTGCCAATCGCCTGCCAGGTCGCCGGCATCACCTACCGCCAGCTCGACTACTGGGCACGCACCGGCCTGGTGCGCCCCTCCATTCGCGGCGCCAAGGGCTCCGGCTCCCAGCGTCTGTACTCGTTCAAGGACATCCTTGTTCTGAAGATTGTCAAGGGCCTGCTCGACACCGGCATCTCGCTGCAGAACATCCGCCTCGCAGTGGATAAGCTGCGCGACCGCGGTGTCTCCGACATCGCCGAGATCACCCTCGTCTCGGACGGCGTGACCGTCTACGAGTGCCGCTCCAACGAGGAGATCATCGACCTCCTCGGCGGCGGGCAGGGCGTGTTCGGCATCGCCGTGCCGCAGATCATGAAGGAACTGACCGGCACCATCTCCGCGTTCCCGTCGGAGCGCGTGATCGACGACGGTGCAGACAACGTCATCGGCTTCGACGAGCTGGCGGACCGCCGCCGTCGCAAGACCTCCTAA